Proteins encoded in a region of the Planococcus shixiaomingii genome:
- a CDS encoding PTS mannitol transporter subunit IICBA produces the protein MNQSQMKVSIQKFGNFLSSMVLPNIGAFIAWGLITALFIPTGFFPHEGLASLVGPMVTYMLPLLIGYTGGRLIYDQRGGVVGTIATMGVIVGAPDTPMFMGAMIMGPLGAFVIKKFDQLIEGKIKTGFEMLVNNFSAGILGGILAILAYMGVGPAVNAFTQTLVTGVDWLIEAGLLPLTSILIEPAKILFLNNAINHGVLSPIGLEQVQQGGKSILFLLEANPGPGLGVLLAFMIFGKGIAKQSAPGAAIIHFLGGIHEIYFPYVLMKPMLLLSVIFGGMSGVFTLVLLGGGLAAPASPGSILAIAAVTPPEGMAYLANFAAVIVATTVSFLISAVVLKSGKQTEDDMSEATKKMEQMKGKKSSVSDALTAGAVTANGAFPAKVDKIVFACDAGMGSSAMGASLLRKKVKEADLGVTVTNTAISTIPADSQIVITQEKLTPRAQNKIPGAYHISVDNFLSSPEYDKLIASLQNGVTEEQAELVEESQEEAVGVTPAMDQEDDLLLEENIFLNQSFSTKEQAIRFAGEALVKAGYVEPSYVNEMLKREEITTTYMGNNVAIPHGTEEAKKAVIKSGFTVVQVPNGVDFNGESAKLIFGIAGKDGTHLEILSGIAVICAEQDNVDQLVQAKSAQELISILNRN, from the coding sequence ATGAATCAATCACAAATGAAAGTTTCAATACAGAAGTTCGGTAACTTCTTGAGTTCGATGGTATTGCCGAACATCGGGGCGTTTATCGCATGGGGGTTGATTACTGCGTTATTCATCCCTACTGGGTTCTTCCCGCATGAAGGCCTTGCGTCGCTTGTCGGACCGATGGTTACGTACATGCTGCCGCTGCTTATCGGTTATACAGGAGGACGGCTCATCTATGACCAGCGCGGTGGAGTGGTCGGTACAATCGCCACCATGGGTGTTATTGTCGGTGCACCGGATACGCCAATGTTTATGGGCGCCATGATTATGGGGCCGCTCGGTGCCTTCGTCATTAAGAAATTTGACCAATTGATCGAAGGGAAAATCAAAACAGGCTTTGAAATGCTTGTAAACAATTTCTCTGCCGGTATTCTCGGCGGCATCCTGGCAATCCTTGCCTACATGGGCGTTGGCCCAGCGGTAAATGCGTTTACACAAACACTTGTTACAGGCGTAGACTGGTTGATCGAGGCAGGCTTATTGCCGCTGACAAGCATCCTGATCGAACCTGCAAAAATTCTCTTCCTGAATAACGCGATCAACCACGGTGTATTGTCGCCGATCGGTTTAGAGCAAGTTCAGCAAGGCGGAAAATCAATCCTGTTCCTGTTGGAAGCAAACCCTGGACCGGGTCTCGGCGTGCTCTTGGCGTTCATGATATTTGGAAAAGGCATAGCGAAACAGTCCGCGCCAGGAGCGGCCATCATTCATTTCCTTGGGGGAATCCATGAGATCTACTTCCCGTACGTGTTAATGAAGCCGATGCTGTTATTGTCTGTCATCTTCGGCGGAATGAGCGGCGTCTTCACACTTGTTTTGCTTGGCGGAGGATTAGCTGCACCGGCATCTCCGGGCAGTATTCTTGCCATCGCAGCTGTGACGCCGCCTGAAGGAATGGCTTACCTGGCCAACTTCGCAGCAGTCATCGTGGCTACAACCGTTTCATTCCTTATTTCCGCAGTAGTCCTGAAGTCGGGCAAACAAACAGAAGACGACATGAGCGAAGCGACGAAAAAGATGGAACAAATGAAAGGCAAGAAAAGTTCGGTATCTGATGCATTGACTGCAGGAGCAGTTACAGCTAATGGTGCTTTTCCTGCAAAAGTTGATAAGATCGTTTTTGCATGTGATGCCGGTATGGGATCAAGTGCGATGGGAGCTTCTCTCCTGCGCAAAAAAGTAAAAGAAGCAGATTTGGGTGTAACGGTTACCAATACAGCCATCAGCACCATTCCCGCTGATTCTCAAATCGTTATCACGCAGGAAAAACTCACGCCGCGTGCCCAAAACAAAATACCGGGTGCTTACCATATCTCGGTAGACAACTTCTTATCCAGTCCTGAATACGATAAGTTGATTGCCAGCCTGCAAAACGGAGTTACGGAAGAACAGGCAGAGCTTGTTGAAGAATCTCAGGAAGAAGCTGTTGGCGTAACGCCTGCTATGGATCAAGAAGACGATCTATTGCTGGAAGAAAACATTTTCCTTAACCAAAGCTTCTCAACAAAAGAACAAGCTATCCGTTTTGCTGGAGAAGCATTAGTCAAAGCTGGGTATGTGGAACCTTCTTACGTGAATGAAATGCTGAAGCGTGAAGAAATCACGACCACTTACATGGGCAATAACGTGGCTATTCCACACGGTACGGAAGAAGCGAAAAAAGCGGTTATCAAATCCGGCTTTACGGTTGTCCAAGTGCCAAACGGGGTAGACTTTAACGGAGAAAGTGCGAAATTGATCTTCGGAATCGCAGGAAAAGACGGGACGCATTTGGAAATCCTTTCTGGCATCGCCGTCATCTGCGCTGAACAAGACAATGTCGACCAGCTAGTGCAAGCAAAATCAGCTCAAGAACTGATAAGTATCCTCAATCGCAACTAA
- a CDS encoding winged helix-turn-helix transcriptional regulator: protein MDDLRSEIKRKIKSGEFNCEKELTLSLISGKWKIIIIYHLATEGVLRFSDINRLLPKITHKVLTTQIRELEEDGIVHRKVFPEVPPRVEYSLTNLGESLMPIVLMMYEWGKENIKYYAITKNV from the coding sequence ATGGATGACTTGCGGTCAGAAATAAAAAGGAAAATTAAAAGCGGCGAGTTTAATTGTGAAAAAGAATTAACCTTATCTCTTATTAGCGGAAAATGGAAAATCATTATTATTTATCATTTAGCCACAGAGGGCGTTTTACGATTTAGCGATATTAATCGATTGCTTCCAAAAATTACACATAAGGTCTTAACCACTCAAATTAGGGAGTTAGAAGAGGATGGGATTGTCCATCGAAAAGTATTCCCCGAAGTTCCACCGAGAGTAGAATATTCTTTAACAAATTTAGGGGAAAGCCTGATGCCGATCGTTCTAATGATGTACGAATGGGGAAAGGAGAATATAAAGTACTACGCTATTACCAAAAATGTATGA
- a CDS encoding BglG family transcription antiterminator — protein sequence MFVTFREKSIIQLIVRTAGKHTVHSLSTYVNVSARTIQRDLKSVEKLLKQFDLVLKRTVDEGLYIDGKNEQIYRLVQQLISIQPTDETPEERKLNLLIVLLHEGPSFKTRMLANQLGVSTATLSAYLDDLTEWLSKFSILLTRKRGVGVELEGTEANKRHALANYFLVYFYEDIVEHLYLLQQGDQLEEGILGYFSPQYLAMAESLVNQRINKEQTQLADSDYIGLIIHMCLTIQRTENNFLLEQGDVTVNEDTNEYQLMKQLCGEVNEHLSSSLTACDVHFLSIILRGSKVQGADLAYYDSVLLGKLIKKVIGEVSANLHVNLSDDFSLYQGLLAHMGPSIFRLNQNLDLYNPLTDDIKRKYPVLYMAVARSLEKVFEDIDFPADEIAFIVLHFGSALLMNEEKVQIDAVVICPTGIGTSKMLASRIQKEIIEINSVKILSINDFQSAQFDDYDLIISTIRLPLTEVDYIMVNPLLSDKDIGSIESYLQNNLEKITRKKRYLNPEHQRPSKTQSNRPSVQHLLQEIKDVQTSMDAILANLRVYRKRNVADHWKALNDMVEQAGADNLVTDTAAVMRQLEEREKKGGLGIPNTTMGLFHCRDTSVQELIFQVAHLDKLSTVEGMDNKQMQIKNVLLMLAPAKMNDKEQEILSLISTSLIESDVSMMIFSSSNEKLIRQKLEDLFLDYLQNNLIKE from the coding sequence ATGTTTGTCACATTCAGGGAAAAGTCCATTATTCAGCTGATTGTAAGAACCGCTGGCAAGCACACGGTCCATTCTCTTTCTACATATGTAAATGTCAGTGCAAGAACCATACAGCGGGATTTAAAATCCGTCGAAAAGCTTTTGAAACAATTTGATTTAGTGCTGAAACGCACCGTGGATGAAGGGCTCTATATCGACGGGAAAAACGAACAGATCTACCGGTTGGTCCAACAGCTGATCAGCATCCAGCCAACCGATGAAACGCCTGAAGAACGAAAGCTGAACTTGCTTATTGTCTTGCTGCACGAAGGGCCATCTTTTAAAACACGGATGCTCGCCAATCAATTGGGCGTCAGCACCGCCACGCTGTCGGCTTATTTGGATGATTTGACAGAATGGCTGAGCAAGTTTTCGATTCTCTTGACGAGAAAACGAGGCGTCGGAGTGGAACTGGAAGGAACAGAAGCCAATAAACGGCATGCTCTTGCCAACTACTTTTTAGTTTATTTTTACGAAGATATTGTTGAACATCTCTACTTGCTGCAGCAGGGGGACCAGCTGGAAGAAGGCATTCTCGGTTATTTTTCGCCTCAGTATTTGGCGATGGCCGAAAGCTTAGTGAACCAACGGATAAACAAAGAGCAAACGCAGTTGGCCGACAGTGACTATATCGGGCTGATTATCCATATGTGCCTGACGATTCAGCGGACCGAAAACAACTTTTTGCTGGAGCAAGGCGATGTAACCGTAAACGAAGATACGAATGAATACCAATTAATGAAGCAACTGTGCGGCGAGGTAAACGAACATCTTTCAAGTTCTCTTACAGCCTGTGATGTCCATTTTTTATCCATCATTTTACGGGGCTCTAAAGTCCAAGGAGCTGATTTGGCTTATTACGACAGTGTGCTGCTCGGCAAACTGATCAAAAAAGTTATCGGGGAAGTTTCGGCTAATCTGCATGTTAATTTGTCGGACGACTTTTCGCTGTATCAAGGACTGCTTGCGCATATGGGCCCATCGATTTTCCGGTTAAACCAAAACTTGGACTTATACAATCCGCTGACGGATGACATCAAAAGAAAGTATCCGGTTTTGTATATGGCGGTGGCAAGAAGCCTGGAGAAGGTCTTCGAGGATATCGACTTTCCGGCTGATGAAATCGCCTTTATTGTGCTGCATTTTGGATCAGCGCTGCTGATGAACGAAGAAAAGGTGCAAATTGATGCTGTAGTCATTTGCCCGACCGGCATCGGGACTTCCAAAATGCTGGCAAGCCGAATTCAAAAAGAAATTATCGAGATCAATTCTGTGAAAATTTTATCGATCAACGATTTTCAATCGGCTCAATTTGATGATTACGACCTTATCATTTCGACAATCAGGCTTCCGTTAACGGAAGTTGATTATATTATGGTGAACCCATTGTTAAGCGATAAGGATATTGGCTCTATCGAAAGTTACCTGCAAAATAATTTGGAGAAAATCACAAGAAAGAAGCGGTATTTGAATCCTGAGCATCAGCGTCCAAGCAAAACTCAGAGCAACAGGCCGAGCGTGCAGCATCTCCTGCAGGAAATTAAGGACGTACAAACGAGCATGGACGCCATCTTGGCTAATTTAAGGGTGTACCGGAAGCGAAACGTCGCGGATCATTGGAAAGCTTTAAATGACATGGTGGAACAGGCGGGCGCCGACAACCTGGTTACTGATACGGCTGCGGTCATGCGCCAATTGGAAGAACGGGAGAAAAAGGGCGGCCTTGGAATTCCGAATACAACAATGGGGCTTTTCCATTGCCGGGACACCAGTGTCCAGGAACTGATATTCCAAGTGGCGCATTTAGATAAGCTCTCCACTGTCGAAGGAATGGACAACAAGCAGATGCAAATAAAAAATGTGCTCTTAATGCTGGCGCCAGCAAAGATGAATGACAAGGAGCAAGAAATACTCAGTTTGATAAGTACAAGCTTGATCGAAAGCGATGTGTCGATGATGATTTTTTCGTCATCGAACGAAAAGCTGATTCGGCAAAAGCTGGAAGATTTGTTTTTGGATTATCTACAAAATAATTTGATAAAGGAATGA
- a CDS encoding YdeI/OmpD-associated family protein yields the protein MEIENLIEAKTRQELRNWLEENSTTEKFCWVIVSTAEHPGVIQYLDAVEEALCFGWIDSTKKKISDTEVAQRLSPRKKKSNFTELNKERIRRLEKLGLMKEEGLKVLPDMRIESFAIDEEIEARLKEDEHVYQNFLNFPELYRRIRIDTIQSYKNEPELFNKRLGKFIENTRENKMYGQWHDNGRLIDY from the coding sequence ATGGAGATTGAGAATTTGATTGAAGCGAAGACCAGGCAGGAATTAAGAAATTGGCTTGAGGAAAATTCAACTACGGAGAAATTTTGTTGGGTTATCGTCAGTACCGCTGAACACCCTGGGGTCATCCAGTATTTAGATGCCGTTGAAGAAGCATTATGTTTTGGATGGATTGACAGCACCAAAAAGAAAATATCGGACACGGAGGTTGCTCAAAGGCTTTCTCCAAGAAAGAAGAAAAGTAATTTCACCGAATTGAATAAAGAAAGAATTCGCAGGCTGGAGAAATTAGGGCTGATGAAAGAAGAAGGTCTGAAAGTTTTACCTGACATGCGTATAGAATCTTTTGCCATCGATGAAGAAATTGAAGCCCGGTTGAAAGAAGACGAGCACGTCTATCAAAACTTCCTTAACTTTCCCGAACTCTACAGAAGAATTCGCATCGATACCATCCAGAGCTATAAAAACGAACCGGAACTTTTCAATAAACGATTGGGAAAATTCATCGAAAATACAAGAGAAAATAAAATGTACGGCCAGTGGCATGATAACGGCCGCTTGATTGACTATTGA
- a CDS encoding cysteine hydrolase family protein, with amino-acid sequence MAKEALLIVDMSNDFVADNGTLTVGKPGQNIVPYIIDVATQFLDEEKIVVVAMDAHQPNDPHFELWPPHNVVGTSGQELYGELQDWFKKNEDHKNLIYTPKPNYNAFFKTGLAEKLKDLGVEKVHSVGVCTDICDFLTIAGADAEGFQTAIHRRGVATFTDLGDTMVNHMKTCFHTEIIE; translated from the coding sequence ATGGCAAAAGAAGCTTTATTGATTGTGGATATGAGCAACGATTTTGTAGCGGATAATGGAACATTGACGGTTGGTAAGCCTGGGCAGAATATCGTGCCTTACATTATAGATGTGGCAACACAATTTTTAGATGAGGAAAAAATAGTTGTGGTCGCAATGGATGCCCATCAGCCGAATGATCCACACTTTGAATTATGGCCACCGCACAATGTGGTCGGTACATCAGGGCAGGAATTGTACGGAGAACTGCAAGATTGGTTCAAAAAGAATGAGGACCATAAAAACTTAATTTATACCCCTAAACCGAACTACAACGCCTTCTTTAAAACAGGTTTAGCTGAGAAGCTAAAAGATTTAGGAGTTGAAAAAGTTCATTCGGTTGGTGTCTGTACCGATATTTGCGACTTTTTAACAATTGCCGGGGCCGATGCGGAAGGATTCCAAACCGCCATCCATAGACGAGGCGTCGCAACATTTACCGATCTGGGAGATACGATGGTAAATCATATGAAAACTTGCTTCCATACGGAAATTATTGAATAA
- a CDS encoding nucleotidyltransferase domain-containing protein, with protein MYEIIQQKLVEIEKKHEVKILYAVESGSRAWGFPSKDSDWDVRFIYIHPPEWYLAIDPQGIGEKRDVIEEPINDLLDISGWEITKALRLFRKNNPPLVEWLRSDIIYYQKYAFVDTMRSLESDVFYPNSMLYHYLNMAKNNYREYLSGSEVKIKKYFYVLRPILACKWIEKYNMAPPIGFQELLEDIVPESELKNEVNQLLRRKLAGDEFDIEPRIDVINNFVEYEMERLEEYAKSLNITVEDPTEILNKLFRDTLQEVY; from the coding sequence ATGTATGAAATTATTCAACAGAAGCTAGTGGAAATAGAAAAGAAACACGAAGTAAAAATTTTATATGCGGTGGAATCCGGAAGCAGAGCGTGGGGCTTTCCTTCAAAAGACAGCGATTGGGATGTCCGGTTTATTTATATTCATCCACCGGAATGGTATCTCGCAATCGACCCACAGGGAATAGGGGAAAAGCGGGATGTTATTGAAGAGCCGATCAATGATTTATTGGACATCAGCGGCTGGGAAATTACAAAAGCGCTGCGCCTTTTCAGAAAAAATAATCCGCCATTAGTGGAATGGTTAAGAAGTGACATCATATATTATCAAAAGTATGCATTTGTCGATACTATGCGGTCATTAGAATCTGATGTGTTTTATCCAAACTCGATGCTGTACCATTATTTGAACATGGCGAAAAATAATTATCGTGAGTATCTCAGCGGTTCTGAAGTGAAGATTAAAAAATATTTTTACGTGCTTCGGCCGATATTGGCTTGTAAGTGGATTGAAAAATACAATATGGCACCACCGATCGGTTTCCAGGAACTATTAGAAGATATAGTTCCGGAAAGTGAATTGAAAAACGAGGTGAACCAGCTGCTGAGACGAAAATTGGCTGGTGACGAATTCGATATTGAACCTCGTATCGATGTGATCAATAATTTTGTGGAATATGAAATGGAACGCCTCGAAGAATATGCCAAGTCGCTCAATATTACAGTGGAAGACCCTACGGAAATCTTAAATAAATTATTTAGGGACACTCTGCAGGAAGTTTATTAG
- a CDS encoding nitroreductase family protein, whose product MELNDVINKHRSIREYEDKEVSPELLDQILEAGIRASSSGNMQTYSIVVTTDKELKKKLYSAHMEQSMVVDAPVLLTFCADFNRMRKWLTLNEAPVHFDNFMSLMIGTIDATLASQNCALAAENAGLGICYMGSTLANCDQIGELLNLPENVVPVVGFSLGYPAENPAPRDRLPQHGIVHYDQYRDYSEDEILEIYKERNEKGWNRYMDVPRLKEMTEELGLKNLAQIYTIAKYTKESHIEFSQTVLNYLEKQNFMNNE is encoded by the coding sequence TTGGAATTAAACGACGTGATAAACAAACACCGATCCATACGAGAATACGAAGACAAGGAAGTAAGTCCGGAACTGCTCGATCAAATATTAGAGGCGGGAATTCGGGCTTCTTCAAGCGGCAATATGCAAACGTATTCGATTGTCGTGACAACCGACAAAGAACTGAAGAAAAAATTGTATTCTGCGCACATGGAACAATCGATGGTGGTGGATGCTCCTGTCCTGTTAACGTTTTGCGCTGATTTTAACCGAATGAGAAAATGGCTTACTCTCAATGAGGCACCCGTGCATTTCGATAATTTCATGAGCTTGATGATCGGCACCATTGACGCTACGTTAGCCTCACAAAATTGTGCTTTAGCGGCAGAGAACGCCGGACTGGGCATTTGCTATATGGGCTCGACGCTGGCCAATTGCGATCAGATCGGCGAACTTCTGAACTTGCCTGAAAATGTCGTGCCGGTTGTTGGTTTCTCATTAGGGTATCCTGCAGAAAATCCAGCGCCGCGTGACCGGTTGCCGCAGCACGGAATTGTGCATTACGACCAGTACCGGGATTATTCAGAGGATGAAATCCTGGAAATCTACAAGGAACGAAATGAAAAAGGGTGGAACCGCTATATGGACGTTCCTAGGCTTAAGGAAATGACCGAGGAATTAGGGTTAAAAAACCTGGCTCAAATCTATACGATAGCCAAGTATACGAAAGAATCCCATATCGAGTTCTCGCAAACGGTGCTGAACTACTTGGAGAAGCAAAATTTCATGAACAATGAGTGA
- a CDS encoding M42 family metallopeptidase → MDKKELAFLKEITDIQGTSGNEDAVRSYLKEKFSAVADKIETDGMGSLMATLGTEGPKILAAGHMDEVGFMVRTITKDGYIKFARCGFYFVTGVLSQHFTILTDTSAVPAVCSLGPMQFDEKYPDIDNLVMDVGCTSDQEVKELGIQIGDFIVPEGNFKTMGKDQKYLVNKAWDNRIGCAASLRVMENLKREGHGNIFIGGGSTQEEVGCRGAVTLGKMSQAEIGFSLDVGTADDIHGMPKEGISLGKGPELCVMDSSTISNRKLLKFVVKVADECDIPYQVSIMKRGGTDASKFQTANYGMPVLLVNVPSRYAHTPTSMIHYDDYIHTVKLMTEVIKRLDRKTVDEIKTF, encoded by the coding sequence ATGGATAAAAAAGAGTTAGCATTCTTAAAGGAAATTACAGATATCCAGGGAACATCCGGAAATGAAGATGCTGTAAGAAGCTATTTAAAAGAAAAATTCTCAGCCGTAGCAGATAAGATTGAAACGGATGGCATGGGTTCGTTGATGGCCACATTAGGCACAGAAGGCCCTAAGATTTTAGCGGCAGGGCATATGGATGAAGTCGGTTTTATGGTTCGAACCATTACAAAGGACGGCTATATTAAATTCGCAAGATGCGGCTTCTACTTTGTGACGGGTGTGTTGTCGCAGCATTTTACCATTCTGACCGATACGTCCGCTGTACCTGCTGTTTGCTCGTTAGGTCCGATGCAATTTGATGAAAAATATCCGGATATTGATAATTTAGTGATGGACGTCGGCTGTACAAGTGATCAAGAAGTAAAGGAATTAGGCATTCAAATTGGGGATTTTATTGTTCCTGAAGGCAATTTCAAAACGATGGGCAAGGACCAAAAATACCTTGTCAATAAAGCTTGGGACAACCGGATCGGCTGTGCTGCATCTTTGCGGGTCATGGAAAATTTAAAAAGAGAAGGACATGGCAACATCTTTATCGGCGGCGGATCCACCCAGGAAGAAGTAGGCTGCAGAGGCGCTGTAACGTTAGGGAAGATGTCACAGGCAGAAATCGGGTTTTCCCTTGATGTCGGAACGGCCGATGATATTCACGGCATGCCGAAAGAAGGGATTTCCTTAGGGAAAGGCCCAGAATTATGTGTGATGGATTCCTCTACCATCTCGAATCGGAAACTGTTGAAATTTGTGGTCAAAGTTGCGGACGAATGCGACATTCCCTACCAGGTATCGATTATGAAACGCGGCGGAACAGACGCTTCAAAATTCCAGACGGCCAATTATGGCATGCCGGTATTATTGGTCAATGTACCATCACGTTATGCCCATACGCCTACTTCGATGATCCATTACGATGATTACATTCATACGGTTAAGCTAATGACCGAAGTTATTAAGCGATTAGACCGAAAAACAGTAGATGAAATTAAAACGTTTTAA